GATGGGGTACATCCGCAACGGATTGATAAAGGTACCGAAGCTGATTATGCCGCCGCAAACAAGGGGAAGGATATGAAAAGGTACCAGCAGTATCTTAAAAACCAGATCACTGAACTGCTGACCATGTACGGGAAAATTGATATCCTCTGGCTGGACTTTTCCTATCCCGGAACATTTGGAAAAGGGCGAAACGACTGGGCTTCCATGGACCTGATCAAAACTATCCGGAAACTGCAACCACAGATTATCCTGGACAACCGTATGGATCTGAATGACTATACCGACGGGTATGATTTTGAAACACCAGAGCAGGTAAAGCCCGAGGAGCTGACCAAATACAAAGGCAAGTATTGGGAAACCTGTCAGACCTTTTCCGGTTCCTGGGGGTATCATCGCGATGAGCATACCTGGAAGAATCAGCGGCAGTTGCTCGATCTGCTGATCACGTCAGTAGCCAATGGCGGCAATCTGATCCTGAATGTAGGCCCCACTGCAAGAGGGCAATTTGATTACCGGGCTAACCGCGCACTGGATAGCCTTGGATACTGGATGGATGCCAATCAGCGTTCAATATACAACTGTACCTACCCCGCGGATGCCTATGTTTTACCGGAAACATCAAATATGCGGGTGACTTATAATCCGCATACAAAACGTCTGTACCTGCACCTGTTTGATTACCCTGCCGACGGAAAGCTGACCCTGCCCGGTTACAAGGGTAAAATAAAGTACGCTCAGTTCCTGCATGATGCTTCGGAAATACAGTACACAACCTCGGGGAATGACCTGGAACTGAAATTGCCGCCGCAAAAGCCGCCGTATGCGGTTCCTGTAATCGAACTGATGCTCGCCAATAACTTAGAATAGCAGCACAATAAAGTTGGAGGGGACATTGGCTCCGGGCTGTCTTCAGGAATCTGAGACAGCCTTTTTTTTTCCGACCGGTTTGAGGATCCTAAGAGCGATGCCCAGATGCTGGCAGCCATATCTGGCAATCGTACGATAGTGCCATAACCGGAGTGAAGATACCAGCATCCCTTCCGGATAGGCGAAACGGACAAAAGCTTGTTTTTTTAAAATAAAATGTATATTTATAGAGCTTTTATATGAAGGAGCATTGGATCCGTAACGATCTGTTTTGATACAGGTATAAATTGTTTTACATGAGAAAGAATCCGGAAATTCCCTGTGTTCAGGGATCGGCCCCTGACGCTGATTGCCCTTAAACCACAATTATTCACCAAATCAAATACCCAAATTATGAAACAAGTTAAAATGGCCCTATTGCTGCTGGCGGCAACCGGCGCGTTTACTGCCTGCCAGAAAAGCGGAGTAAATGAACAGAAGGATGAACAGCCGGAAGCAGTTGCAGTTATTGCTCCCGAATTCCTGAACCTGAAGGTTTGCACCGAACTTTACCCCGAAGGAGTATCATCAAGAGGAGCAACCATTAAAGCAAAGCAGTGGCCGAACGGAACCACTCTTACGGTGAGTTTGAATGGCGGTACAGCATTTGTAAGAAGCAAGGTGATCCAATTCGCAAAGCAATGGGAAACCTATGCCAACATAAAATTCAATTTTGTTACCAATGACCGGAAAGCCCCCATCCGCGTAACCTTTTCTCCCGGTGGGTCCTGGTCGTATATAGGTACCGATGCGTACGCCATAAAAGGTGGTAAAGCCACCATGAATTTCGGATGGTTCGATAATTCAACACCTGATAACGAGTTTAGCCGTGTGGCCATCCACGAATTTGGCCATGCATTGGGAATGATCCACGAACACCAGCATCCGCTGGCCGACATTCCCTGGGACAGGCCCAAAGTTTATGAATATTATAAACAAACGCAGGGCTGGACCACGCAACAGGTGGATGTTAACATTTTTCAGAAGTACAGCACCACTGAAACAAATTACAGCGCCTATGATATGGCTTCGATCATGCATTACCCGGTACAGGAGGAGCTGACAATCGGCGATTTTGCGGTGGGCTGGAATACGGTGCTTTCTTCCACCGATAAATCATTTATCGGCACGGTTTATCCAAAATAAACATGCCGGTATTTGAAGTGTACCCGGTCGAGCGCGGCAGTGGCCGGGTACTTTTTTGAATAAGCGCAAAACCTTAATTTTAGGTGATATGGGTTTATTAAGGATCTTAATTATCGGACTGCTGCTGCAATGCTGGAATGCCCTTCCGCTTCATGCGCAAAAAAATGAAATCAGTCTTTCAACCGGTTACAGTACCTCTAATCTGCACTGGTCGATTGCGGGAAACAAAAATGGAAGCGATCCGGATATTCTATCTGAGCTGATATGGCATCGGCTGCGGGGGACATTATGGAATGCCACAGGTCGCTATTATTTTAATAACCGCTGGGGGATGGAGCTCAATGCCGGATACAGCAATATTGAAAAAGGAAGAGTGATAGACCGCGATTATGCCGATGACGGCCGTCAGGGTAATTATTATAACGAACAGTTCAACAGCAGAGGGAAAGATCTTACAGCGGAAGCGGCTGTAAACTATGATATAGGATCTGTTGCAGATTTTCAGATGCGCCCCTTTGTCGGCTATACATTAAAAAAACAGGAAGCGCTGTTAATCGGAGATGAAGAAAGCGTGCGCGATCTGCACAGTTCTTATAAAACAACGTGGATGGGGGTGTGCGCAGGTTTGAACGCTATGGGTGTCTTTGACCGGTTCGATATCCGCTTCAATTGCTCCGGAGGCCTTTTAAACTACAAGGCAACAGCCTTATGGAACCTGATTGATAAATTTGCAAAGCCCGTTAGCTTCCGGCATCATACGAACGCATACCAGGTTGGCGGCGGCGTGGAAATGGGTTACGCGCTCCGGCAAAAAGTAAGAATAATGGGGTATTACCGCATTGTACATGCTGACGCATGGAAAGGTACAGACAGGGCTTACTATACCGATGGTAGCACGATCGACACTCGGCTGAACTGGGTAACCACTACCAGTGTTGCTTTCGGGGCCGGCCTGGGATACCTGTTTTAATCGCCTGTTCATCGCTTTCAGTCAACACCGGAACCATTCCCTGCCCTTCGCTAACCGGCCATAAATCCTCTTAATATAAAAGTAGTTGTTTATCTTTTGCGGATTTACGCGGGAAAGATAGGGTCCACTTCATGCAGTGGACCGAATGCTCTGGATTTTTCCATATTAACCGCTGCCGGGTCCGGGAATGTTAATGGTTTGATTTCCTGGTTTTTTAGAAAAAATTTATTTTTCTTGTTTATTTATGAATAAATACTATTTTTATTGCGATTGTGAGCATTAAAATTGTATTTATTTAACCAGACTAATTAGCGGAACGATGCATTACGGTATCATTACGTTCGGTTCCAGGGGAGATGTACAGCCCTATATCGCACTGGCTCTGGAACTCAAGGAACAAGGAAACAGTGTAAGTATTGTGGGAAATGAGAATTTCTCTGATTTTGTACCACAATACGGGATTCCCTTTTATCCGCTTCCAGTGGATTCGCAGAAAATACTGCAATCTCCGGAAATAGCAGGTATTCTTAAATCCGGCAATGTGATCACATATCTGCGGGAGTTAGGAAAGATCATCCGGAAAGGCCAGAGAGCCGTACTGGAAAATATGGTGCATTATTGCGAAAATTTTGAGGTGCTGATCGCAACCCCACTTACTGTGGCATGGGTATTTTCGGTAGCAGAACGTTTGAAAAAGCCCTGGGCGATTGTTCAGTTAACCGTTCCTTCGGTACCAACAGCGGTGTTCCCATACCTGGGACTTGATTTTTTCAATGCTCCGATTTATAACCGGTTTACATACCGGTTGATGCGGTGGCTTTTCTGGAAAGAACATAAAAAAGATGTTCAGGAACAGCGGGCACTGCTAAAACTGCCACCACTTGAAGAACCATTACCCAAGAAGATCGATGAGCAGCAGGTGCTGCAGTTACATGCGTTCAGCCGTTTTTTGCTTGAGCGGCCTGCAGACTGGCCACAGGAAGCGGACATCACCGGCTTTTTAGATCTGAAGGCCGGAAAAGAGGCCGGCACAACGGATGCGATTACCAGGTGGCTGGAGCGGGGAACGCCACCCATCTATATTGGTTTTGGAAGTTTCCCCGTGCCGGATCCTGCCATTTTTTATGGGATTCTGGAACATTTACTAAACCAAACCGACGAGCGTTATATTTTTTGCCAGGGCTGGAGTGAGGCAACAGCGCTGCCTAAAAGTGAGCGGCTGTTTGAAGTAAAGGCAGTAGACCATGCCTGGTTATTTCCGCAATGCAAATTGGTTGTTGTGCATGGTGGTATTGGAACGGTTGGTGCCGGGCTCCGGGCCAAAATACCGGTCGTGGTTGTTTCCGTTTTGGGCGATCAGCCAATCTGGGGGAGGTTTGTGAAACGGAAAGGCTGGGGGGCGCATCTCCCTTTTAAGAAACTAACGGCGCAAAAACTTTTAGATGCCATCCGGGCTGCCGACCAGGATGCGATCAGAGCTTCTGTGCTGAAGGTGGGCCGTTTGATGGAAGCGGAGAACGGTGCTGCAGAAGCGGCTTCCAGGCTGGAAGCCTATTTTAAAATACCAGTACAGCCGATCCGGATGCCGGCAAGCGTTTAGGAATATTGGTAAAGATTACCGCCGCATAGTCAACGCGGTGTTTTATTGCCACAGATACGCAGATTACGCCTTGCAGAATCAATTTATCGTTGTAGCCTTGAAGTCTGGGGCCCGGTCTTCCATTAAGCTGTGTTGTAAAAGGCATGCAGCGCTGTTTTTATGGCTGTAAATTTTTGAGATTACGTTTCAAATCTGCGTATCTATGCCCATAGGTATCGTCTGAACAGCTGGCCCTGGTTGGATTGGCAGATAAAAGGAATGCAAGGATTTCCGTCGCTCATTTTGAACTTGCCACGGATAAGATTGGGAAATTAAACCAGCGTGGATCCGCGTTGTGTTTTAACTGCGGAGATCAGCAGGAAACAAAAATCTGTTTAACCAATGAACAACACATCAGCGTGCAGTTTTTTGTTGTGCTTTTTTTAGCATGGCTGCTGCATGCTCCCGCTCGCCGTGATTGGCGATCTCCAGGGTTAACGCCTTTTGGTAAAAGGCAGCTGCTTTTTTAAAGTCTTTGTTGTTGTAGGTATAATCACCGGCAATGATATAGCTATTGTAAAAACTCGGGTTTTCTGCCACCAGGCTGTCGGGGTTTATTTTTTCACCGTTATCGATTCTTGCACGGTATGCCCGGAATTGTTCAAAACGTTTAAACTGGGGAGTATAAATCAGGGGATCTGCCGGAATGGTAAGGGCAGCCTCACTAATCTCCCGGTTTTGTTGCATACCCTGCAGGGCAAATACTTTTTTAAGATCATAGCATACATAGGGCCCCAGCTGCCAGGGCGCCGTTGAAACCCATACCAATAATTTTTGAGGTTCAAACACAATGGAATGGTGCGCAATAAACTGGTTCACGGCTTTTTCATTGCCCAGGCCGATATCGGTATTGTTCATACCCCGGTAATCGCGGAGGATAGCAATGGTCTTTTGAACGGAGTTCTTTCCGTTGGCTGTTAACAACTGGTTGAGCCGGTTATAGCGGTAAACGGAAGAACTTTTCTCCCGCATTTCCTTATTCGGCCCTGAGTTCCATAACGCACTACTCTGGAAATGATTCGTACAAAGGATGGTATTTTTATTGGGATCGTATACCGACAGTGAGTCGGGTGTTTTTTCAATGATCACAGCCTTGTTGTCAGCGGCGGAACCAACCAGGAACGATTCAGATACAAACATCTTCCGCTTTTGAGCAATGGCAATAGCCTCGCTGATATTTTTTGCATATTGTACGATTTCCCGCGCAACCAGAGAAACCGGCGTGGCTGCGCCGGTGGGATAACTGCTCTTGGCTGCGTTGATGGTTACTGTAAGTCCCTGGTCATTCATACCGGATACGATACCAATAAACCCACCCCATGTAACGCTCATGAATTTATGACCAGAGCCGGGGTTTACAAATGCTACGATTTTGTTCTTCGCAAAATCATCGCCCACATAAAAATCAAAATTGCGGCCAATAATCATCGTGCTGTCTTCCGATGCCCTGCCCCAGGTACCAAAAGATGTACAGCCCACCAGCGCCAGGTTTTGCAGGGCGTGACCAATATCATGTGCCGAATGATAGTTCAGGATGCGTTGGTATTTATTGCCGATATAGCCATAATTATCCGAGGCCGACCGGGATACGCCAAAGATCTCTTCTTTGTATTCATCGGTAATATAATCCGGCAAATCCCGGTTGAAGAAGCCGATGAAGTATTTTAAAAAATGGCGGTAAAATTTTGAAGGCACCATTTTGTTGATCTGTGCGCTGAAATAGTCTTCCTGCAACTGCACTAGCTCTTTGCTCAGTTTTCCATTGATCACGCCCCGTTCAAAAGGAGCACCTTCCACATACAATTCATAGAGTCCTGAATTGCTTTTCCGGAACCAGCTGTTCTTGATCGTATACAAACCGGTATCCGGCTGCCGGCGTTGCAGTTGCAGCGCGGAAGCGTCTTTTATTTCCGGGGCCGGGATGTCGGATACCCAAACCAGGTAAGCAAACAATAACCCGAACAGTACGACGATCACCGCCAGTACCCGTAACAGCCTTCTTAAAAATTTACTTCGTTTAAGCATTTCTTATTTTATCCACCAGGGTATTATCATTCAGCATTAAGCTACAGGTCAATACCGCGGAGAGCGAAGTTCCTAAAATTCCATGCAAATTGAGGCTTTGGCCTGTTAAAAACAGATTGGGAATTTTGGTACGCGGACTGATCACCGTTTGCAAAGGATTGTTATAATCTTTTTGGATGCCGTACATAGAGCCATCCTCCAGACCGATATAGTCCCGGTTGGTAAGCGGCGTGGCGGCATAACTGTATTGGATATTGGCTACAACTTCGGGGAACCGCTCGTTTACCAGCGCCAGCAGTTTTTCTGTTTTTTGCCTTTTAAAGGTTTCATAATCCTCTCCGCGAATGGCTGCTTTCCCCACCCGGTTATACGTGTCTCTCCATTGCTCCACATCCCGGAACCACATAGGGGTAAGGATGGAAACAGTGGCTGTATAATGATGGTCAGTCCGGTCCGGGGTAAAATACAACCCGTAGCCCAGGGGCCAGCTGGCCTCTGTATAATCATTCAGATGCCACAAGGAATCTGCTTTGTGAAAATAATAATTGTGATTCCTATAGCGTACAGATCCTGGTTTTAAAACAAGATGAAGCGAAAAAGATGATACGGTGTTTGCCAGGCCCGTAATCCGTTTGCGGTATACATTTTTTAACAATGCAGAATCTGTAATTTTTAAAGTAGCTGCGGGATTTATATTGGAGATAAAATTATGGGCGCTGACGGTGTTGCCGTCTTCTGTTTCAATATGGGAAACGGCTCCATTGATTTCCGTAATTTTTTTTACTTCGCAATTACGGAGAATGGTGCCGCCCAGTTTTTTTATTTCCGCTGCCAGTAGTTTGGCGATCTGTGAACCTCCATCCACGCATTTCCAGCTGCTTTCGATATAACTATTCACGATCAGCGCATGTACATGGAAGGGCGTTTTGCCTGAAACACCGGAATAGAGCAGGTTATTTCCGGCCAGTACCGCCTGTAGTTTTTTGTTAGAAGTAAGCGATGCGATGGTTTCCTGCGCACTTAAACCCAGCACTTCGTCTTTAGCGGACGCATCATCTGTGGTTAAATGATAGAGCGGAAATCTGCTGCACACTTCTTTTACCAGCCTGCAATAGCGGATAACCGCATTCTTTTCTTCCGGAAAAGCTGCAGTGAGATTGCTGATGAAGGCATCGTAGCCCTGGCTTTGGACATATATATCCGGATCATGTTCCAGCAGGATATGATCAAAGGCCTCATCCATCTTTTCGAGCTGCAGCCGGTCCATAATGCCTGCATAACGAAATATCTGGTAGAGATTCTGGCCTTTGCTCAAGCCGCCGATATAATGCACCCCGGTATCAAAAATTTGTTTGTTGCGTGAAAAGGTTTGCAGGTTACCGCCCAGCTGCTTGTTCTTTTCCACCACACATACCCTCAGCCCTTCCTTACCAAGGATGCTGCCACATAAAAGGCCACCCAGGCCGCTTCCGATAATGACAACGTCGTAATGCATAAATATCAGATCAGGCAGGAGAAATACTGGTTGTTTTTTTGGTAGTGGTATTTTTTTTATTCCGCAGCCTGTTACCCCAATCGGAAATGCTTTGCAGCATGGGACCTGCCGATTTCCCAACGGTGGTTAACTCATATTCAACTTTTGGAGGTACTTCGGGATAAACAATGCGTTTGATCAGGCCATGCTGCTCCAGTTCTCTCAACTGTGCAATCAACATGCGCTCAGATACGCCGGGAATTGATTTTAATAATTCGTTGTACCGCATCTTTCCATACAAAAGGTTAAAAAGAATGGTGGGTTTCCATCTGCCGCCAATTATAGCTAAAGCATGCACCACTCCGCAATTCCTGATCAGTTGCGCTTCGTTCAGTGCATTTGTGGAATTCAATTTCCGCATACTTACTTTTTTGTTAGTACATGATAATTTTATCAGTACTTGCAAAAGTATAAATATCTGCTCAATTTTACTGCCTAATAAAAAAACACAATGAAACAATTAGAAGGTAAAACAGCATTCATAACAGGTGGCAGCCGGGGAATAGGCGCTGCAATTGCACAACGGCTTGCACAGGAAGGTGCAAAGGTTGCTATCACGTACAAGGCTTCTCCGGAAAAAGCAGCCGGAGTGGTAGATGCAATTGAAGCACAAAAAGGGCAGGCGATCGCAATTCGGGCTGATAGTGCCGATCCCGGGGCAATTGTAAATGCAGTGGAAAGAACCGTACAGGAATTGGGTGGCCTGGATATCCTGGTCAATAACGCAGGTATTGGTGTTTATAAAGACATTGGGGCATTTACAATCGATGATTTTGATGAGATCGTGGCGGTGAATATTCGGGCCGTTTTCACGGCAGTAACGGCAGCATTGCCTTATTTAAAGAGGGGCAGCCGGATCATTACTATTGGCAGCTGCCAGGCCGAGCGGATGCCAGGCCCGGGCGGAGCGCTGTATGCAATGAGTAAAAGTGCGCTTGTAGGGTTTACAAAAGGTATTGCAAGAGACCTGGGGCCAAAAGGGATTACAGCCAACCTGGTACATCCCGGTCCTGTGGATACGGATATGAACCCGGAAGATGGGCCTACTGCAGACTTTCAACGTTCACTCATGGCCCTGGATGCTTTTGGCACCGGAGATGAAGTTGCAGGACTGGTCGCTTATCTGGCCCGCCCGGAGGCCGGGTATATTACCGGATCTGGCTTTTTGATCGATGGCGGAACAAATATTTAATGCATCCTGTTCTGATGTCATAGAACGGTAACGTAACGGGCTGTCTCCTATGTTTGTGCAAGCAAGCGTAGGAGACAGCCACTTATTTTCGTAATACCCAAATGACGTTGGATGTATACTTCGTTTGATCGATCCGCTCCAATGAAAGTCCGTGTTTGGCTGCCAGTTCGGCAATCATTTGGCCCGAAAGAAAATGCAGCTCGTTAACCGTTTTGTTAAAAGAGAATACTTTGGTTGAGAAGAACTCGGTCAGTTTGGTGCCCTCGTGCTTTTCCTTCAGGTCTTTATCCCCATCGCGGATCACCAGGATGCCGCCGGGCAAAAGGCTTTGAGTGGCTTTTTCTATAATGGCCACCTGCTGCTCCGGTTGCAGGTAGTGCAGTACATCACTGATCACGATGCCATTGTACTGCTCAAAAACAAAGCGGCTGATATCTGCATGTATAAATTGCAGGTCATCTGTTTTGCTAAAACAATGACGGGCGGTATCGATCTTTTCCTCGTCATAATCCACACCGGTTATGCAGCGTTTTTCCTGGCTGCTCCAGTATAAGATATAACACATAAATCCATAGCCGCATCCCAGGTCCAGTATGCGCCCTTCCGCCGGCATCAGTTTATGGAATTGTTCATAATAGTTTTCCAGCCGCAACTTGATCTTTAAATACCATTCCAGTACGGGGCCTTTATAAATGTAGTTGAAGAATAAGTGCTCTTTGAAATATCTGGGTTGTTCCAATTCTTTTGTCAGCTGCGTATGTTGTGCTTTAAAATACGTTGAAATGGATTTGGTCCGCTCCTGGTAGTTGCTGCCCCAGCTGGTATCACCGGCTTTGATCCGTGGTAGATATTGTGCGGTGATGGGGCCGTTCTTTAACAGGTAATCGCCCTTGGTCATGGTATAGCCCAGACCGTGCAGCAATACAGGAACGATATCCAGGTGCAACTTTTCCGCCAGGTAAAAAGCACCTTTGTGAAAGCGCTTCATCGGGGGCCGTAGACTGCGGGTGCCTTCGGGAAATACCACGATGGAGTAGCCTTTGTCGACCAGTGTTTTGAGCAGGGGTACACTATTTTCAATGCCGTTTGCAACCGGATAAAAATCAGCCATACGGATGGCCCATCCAAATACAGGCGATTTCCAAACCCACTGGTTGGTTAACAGGATCAGCCTGGGATTCAGCATCGCCATCTTTAAAATGTCCAGGAATGACTGGTGGTTGGCAATCACCACGGCGGGTGTTTTAAAGGTTTCATGCAGCGGGTTATTGATTTTTTTCCTGAAATTGCCCATAATGTAAAGTACAGACATGCAGAATTTGGACAATAAAATATGGTAGATATACTTGCCTTTTTCCCTGTTAAAAGGATTGAGTTTTACCAGGAAAAATCCCACGATGGTCAGCAGTACGCTGGTGGACGCAAAGTATACAAAGGAGAAGGATGACCGGTGCCAGCTCCACAAGGTCCAGGGATGGAATTGTTTTTTAACCCTGCTGCTAATAAAAAGATGGAAGAGGAAGGGGATTAAAACCTGCGCCATCAGCACCACGGATACAATACCGGTTACGGATATAAACGCAATAGATCTTAACGCCGGGTGTTTGGCAAACACAAGGACTCCCAACCCCGCAATGGTGGTGATGGCGGAGATGAGGATGGAAGATTTGTAAGACCCCAGCAGTTTTTTTCCTGTTTTATATTCCGATAACAGCCCGTCCATTACAAACAGGCTGTAATCATCACCCAGTCCGAAAATGAGGGTAGATACGATGATATTTACAATATTGAACTTAATGCCGGCCATTCCCATAATACCCAGGATCCATACCCAGCTGATGAACATGGGAATAAAGGCCATCAGCATCAATTCCACTCTTCCAAACGTGAGGAATAAAACCACGGCCACCAATATGGAAACAATCCAGGCAATGCGGTTGAAATCTTCATTCACCATTTGTGTTAACCGGCCGGTAAGATACTGGCGGTCCAGCACGGTAACATCCTTACCGGTTTCCAGGCTGTCAACAACGGCCTGGCGGTAGGTCTGGGGCACTTTGAGCACGGTAACTACCGAAGCCCGGCCGGGTATTTCGGTAATATAGTCGTCCAGATAATTTTTT
The sequence above is a segment of the Niabella agricola genome. Coding sequences within it:
- a CDS encoding phytoene desaturase family protein produces the protein MHYDVVIIGSGLGGLLCGSILGKEGLRVCVVEKNKQLGGNLQTFSRNKQIFDTGVHYIGGLSKGQNLYQIFRYAGIMDRLQLEKMDEAFDHILLEHDPDIYVQSQGYDAFISNLTAAFPEEKNAVIRYCRLVKEVCSRFPLYHLTTDDASAKDEVLGLSAQETIASLTSNKKLQAVLAGNNLLYSGVSGKTPFHVHALIVNSYIESSWKCVDGGSQIAKLLAAEIKKLGGTILRNCEVKKITEINGAVSHIETEDGNTVSAHNFISNINPAATLKITDSALLKNVYRKRITGLANTVSSFSLHLVLKPGSVRYRNHNYYFHKADSLWHLNDYTEASWPLGYGLYFTPDRTDHHYTATVSILTPMWFRDVEQWRDTYNRVGKAAIRGEDYETFKRQKTEKLLALVNERFPEVVANIQYSYAATPLTNRDYIGLEDGSMYGIQKDYNNPLQTVISPRTKIPNLFLTGQSLNLHGILGTSLSAVLTCSLMLNDNTLVDKIRNA
- a CDS encoding winged helix-turn-helix transcriptional regulator codes for the protein MRKLNSTNALNEAQLIRNCGVVHALAIIGGRWKPTILFNLLYGKMRYNELLKSIPGVSERMLIAQLRELEQHGLIKRIVYPEVPPKVEYELTTVGKSAGPMLQSISDWGNRLRNKKNTTTKKTTSISPA
- a CDS encoding M12 family metallopeptidase gives rise to the protein MKQVKMALLLLAATGAFTACQKSGVNEQKDEQPEAVAVIAPEFLNLKVCTELYPEGVSSRGATIKAKQWPNGTTLTVSLNGGTAFVRSKVIQFAKQWETYANIKFNFVTNDRKAPIRVTFSPGGSWSYIGTDAYAIKGGKATMNFGWFDNSTPDNEFSRVAIHEFGHALGMIHEHQHPLADIPWDRPKVYEYYKQTQGWTTQQVDVNIFQKYSTTETNYSAYDMASIMHYPVQEELTIGDFAVGWNTVLSSTDKSFIGTVYPK
- a CDS encoding C45 family autoproteolytic acyltransferase/hydolase yields the protein MLKRSKFLRRLLRVLAVIVVLFGLLFAYLVWVSDIPAPEIKDASALQLQRRQPDTGLYTIKNSWFRKSNSGLYELYVEGAPFERGVINGKLSKELVQLQEDYFSAQINKMVPSKFYRHFLKYFIGFFNRDLPDYITDEYKEEIFGVSRSASDNYGYIGNKYQRILNYHSAHDIGHALQNLALVGCTSFGTWGRASEDSTMIIGRNFDFYVGDDFAKNKIVAFVNPGSGHKFMSVTWGGFIGIVSGMNDQGLTVTINAAKSSYPTGAATPVSLVAREIVQYAKNISEAIAIAQKRKMFVSESFLVGSAADNKAVIIEKTPDSLSVYDPNKNTILCTNHFQSSALWNSGPNKEMREKSSSVYRYNRLNQLLTANGKNSVQKTIAILRDYRGMNNTDIGLGNEKAVNQFIAHHSIVFEPQKLLVWVSTAPWQLGPYVCYDLKKVFALQGMQQNREISEAALTIPADPLIYTPQFKRFEQFRAYRARIDNGEKINPDSLVAENPSFYNSYIIAGDYTYNNKDFKKAAAFYQKALTLEIANHGEREHAAAMLKKAQQKTAR
- a CDS encoding alpha-L-fucosidase translates to MKKTVLILLGWCCLLSTNAGAQQKSIFNETPQQKKQRMQWWEDARFGMFIHWGLYALPARHEWVKNYEQITNAGYQKYFDNFNPDKFDPKTWAREAKNAGMKYAVLTTKHHEGFCLFDSKYTDYKSTNTAAKRDLVKEFVDAFRAEGIRIGFYYSLIDWHHPDFTIDGVHPQRIDKGTEADYAAANKGKDMKRYQQYLKNQITELLTMYGKIDILWLDFSYPGTFGKGRNDWASMDLIKTIRKLQPQIILDNRMDLNDYTDGYDFETPEQVKPEELTKYKGKYWETCQTFSGSWGYHRDEHTWKNQRQLLDLLITSVANGGNLILNVGPTARGQFDYRANRALDSLGYWMDANQRSIYNCTYPADAYVLPETSNMRVTYNPHTKRLYLHLFDYPADGKLTLPGYKGKIKYAQFLHDASEIQYTTSGNDLELKLPPQKPPYAVPVIELMLANNLE
- a CDS encoding SDR family NAD(P)-dependent oxidoreductase; translated protein: MKQLEGKTAFITGGSRGIGAAIAQRLAQEGAKVAITYKASPEKAAGVVDAIEAQKGQAIAIRADSADPGAIVNAVERTVQELGGLDILVNNAGIGVYKDIGAFTIDDFDEIVAVNIRAVFTAVTAALPYLKRGSRIITIGSCQAERMPGPGGALYAMSKSALVGFTKGIARDLGPKGITANLVHPGPVDTDMNPEDGPTADFQRSLMALDAFGTGDEVAGLVAYLARPEAGYITGSGFLIDGGTNI
- a CDS encoding 1-acyl-sn-glycerol-3-phosphate acyltransferase, which produces MQKPFLTIYQYFLTRKPMLYVFFVCTLSLFLLLASRIRFVEDVYAIIPKDQKTEKVAEVFGNSKFADKLAIMVSFKDTAQVAPDSLVAYGDALGTALELSATPYIKSLRYQVEDDFTQELFQTIQEHLPVFLSENDYAKIDTLLQPAVLKTTLENDIKLLSSPGSFAISEVISEDPSGISFIALKKLQELQVDDNFELYDNHILTKDQKTLLLFITPNFTAGNTGKSKQLFEALSRSIDSVGKIYPRVRALYFGGAVVSEGNAAQLKKDTRLTLSITVLFLVFFISIYFKKKRAPVLILVPVAYGAAFALGLIALTKGSISIIALGTGSIVLGIVVNYSLHVFNHYRHTGDMRQVIKDLSFPLTIGSFTTIAGFLTLQFATSDMLKDLGLFAGLSLIGAVLCSLIFLPHFIGRSAAGAAPTHSRIDRIAGLRLESNRWLVALILLLTVVFAFFAGKVQFEPDMMELNYMSAELKQAEQQLNRISGAALKSVYVVAEGRNLDEALVKSERVQTHIDHLRAAGRISSSGGVSTLFMSDSLQRARISRWNAYWTADKKAQLLSDIKTQGTALGFKAGAFQNFEQLLQSSFAPLDPAQLSGIRKNYLDDYITEIPGRASVVTVLKVPQTYRQAVVDSLETGKDVTVLDRQYLTGRLTQMVNEDFNRIAWIVSILVAVVLFLTFGRVELMLMAFIPMFISWVWILGIMGMAGIKFNIVNIIVSTLIFGLGDDYSLFVMDGLLSEYKTGKKLLGSYKSSILISAITTIAGLGVLVFAKHPALRSIAFISVTGIVSVVLMAQVLIPFLFHLFISSRVKKQFHPWTLWSWHRSSFSFVYFASTSVLLTIVGFFLVKLNPFNREKGKYIYHILLSKFCMSVLYIMGNFRKKINNPLHETFKTPAVVIANHQSFLDILKMAMLNPRLILLTNQWVWKSPVFGWAIRMADFYPVANGIENSVPLLKTLVDKGYSIVVFPEGTRSLRPPMKRFHKGAFYLAEKLHLDIVPVLLHGLGYTMTKGDYLLKNGPITAQYLPRIKAGDTSWGSNYQERTKSISTYFKAQHTQLTKELEQPRYFKEHLFFNYIYKGPVLEWYLKIKLRLENYYEQFHKLMPAEGRILDLGCGYGFMCYILYWSSQEKRCITGVDYDEEKIDTARHCFSKTDDLQFIHADISRFVFEQYNGIVISDVLHYLQPEQQVAIIEKATQSLLPGGILVIRDGDKDLKEKHEGTKLTEFFSTKVFSFNKTVNELHFLSGQMIAELAAKHGLSLERIDQTKYTSNVIWVLRK
- a CDS encoding glycosyltransferase → MHYGIITFGSRGDVQPYIALALELKEQGNSVSIVGNENFSDFVPQYGIPFYPLPVDSQKILQSPEIAGILKSGNVITYLRELGKIIRKGQRAVLENMVHYCENFEVLIATPLTVAWVFSVAERLKKPWAIVQLTVPSVPTAVFPYLGLDFFNAPIYNRFTYRLMRWLFWKEHKKDVQEQRALLKLPPLEEPLPKKIDEQQVLQLHAFSRFLLERPADWPQEADITGFLDLKAGKEAGTTDAITRWLERGTPPIYIGFGSFPVPDPAIFYGILEHLLNQTDERYIFCQGWSEATALPKSERLFEVKAVDHAWLFPQCKLVVVHGGIGTVGAGLRAKIPVVVVSVLGDQPIWGRFVKRKGWGAHLPFKKLTAQKLLDAIRAADQDAIRASVLKVGRLMEAENGAAEAASRLEAYFKIPVQPIRMPASV